The DNA segment AGAGTTTGTACACTGGCCaaatttttaattgtaaaatcTTTATGCTTTTAATATCTTTTCAGAATGGCATTTCAGTGTTGTATTCTGCTCGAGTAGCTTATCTGCTACTTGCAGCAGGATGAGCTGTGGTTTGAAAGGATGAGCCTCTTAGGTATGCCAAAGCAACAGTAGCTGTTAATTCTACCAGGTTTTTTTCACCATTTGTTACCAGAACATCACAGATCTAATGCCTCTATGGGGAAAATGTAACAGGCTCTTAAAACAGAAGCAATCTGAGCTGCCGAAGATTTTTGCAATGAGGTGAACAAGGACTTGTGGAGCAGAAAGCAGTGGATTGTAAGGCTGGGTTTGCTTGAAGATGCTCTTTTGTGCTATATGCTGGAACAAAGACCACAAACCTGACTGTTAAGTACGTCCTCATCCTGTGGCTGCTTATTTatgctgatttatttattatttaagcaAGATCAGGTTGACAGGGTTGGGGTTGAAGCAGTGGTCGTCTTATATTCCAGTCAGCCCTGCAGCGCCCTCACTGCTTTGTGTTTGGTGATAAGTTGGCTCAAGTTGACACACACTGACTTTCCTAAATTCTAGGAGAACAATCATTGTGGCCCACTCCCAGAATCTAGGATGAGCTTGAAAAGGTGACAAGCTTTGAAAGCACTGTAGTTTCTTTAAGTATGTCTTCTCCAAGCAGAACATGTTTCATGACTTGGCTACAGTTGCTGACGTTCTGAATACAGtaaactgagaaaaatctgttcCCTGATGAATGTGAGGGGTTTTTTagggaggtgggaggaggaggtaataggaaaaaaataggaaaaatgcTATGACTCTTCTGTTACTTAGTGTCTATCCAAGTGTCTTATTTAAATCTCTTTAACCCTTAATGATTTCCTTCTTGCCTCTTCAGTAATTccttgttgctgctgctgctaggTGAGTTGAGTAGAATGAGATGTGAGGTCTCACTAAAGATTGGAGAAGCAAAACTTCTATAGTGTAGGAGGGTTGGAGTACACATCATTGCTCCCAAGGGAGCAAACATCCTTTCAAATTCTACCCACTGTAATTACATGGACATGTGAATGCAGAGCTTTTATttaatctggtttttttttcccacagtatttttctttcaagtccGCTCCTTTTCTCTGCGGAGCTTGCGTCCTACTTCTTTCTTGAAGAGGCTTGACCCTCTGTGCTTTATGATAATGTTGTCTCCATGGGAAGCTGATCTGACATAATATCCTAAATGATTGCAAAATGAATGAGTTGGACTTAGAACAGTAAGAAATCTTAAGGGCTTGCAAGACAGCTTCAATTTAGCTATCAATGATGTGTGCCTAGTTTGGGTGTTAATGTATTTGGTATACTGTCACTCGTCTGAAGACCtctatttttctgaagtcatcGTTGAGGTAGGGCAATATGTCCTTTTTTGATACAGCTAGAAGAAAGAATGAGATATAAAAGTTCCAGTAATTTGGCCAAAATCACACCACATGTAAGTGTCAAACCAGAATATAAATTTCCCGATGCCCAGGATTATATAGAGATGTCTCAAAATCCAGTTCTTGAATGATATTGCATATCAAACTGTGTATGTGGTTAGCTGTAAGTTGTTTGATGGATGATTTGTCTGTTCTGGACATTTCTGATAAGTTTTAAATGcctatttttctgaaagctgccACAACCTCTTATTTGAACAAggttttttctgttcagttggtaaaaatagaaagctgccttttaataaaatctgtgctgtgcattagttttcttttgcttgctgCTAGATAAGAGGAATTTAGCTGTTGCCCATAGCTTACTAATAAGCTGTTTTCATGAAAGTGGCATTTGTGAAGCAAACAAGAACTCTATACATTGTAAAGGAAATCCAAACGCCTGAAATAAAATTGTGACATTGGTGGTGTATGTTTTACCAGTAATGATTCCTCTCCATGGATGTACTGGGAAAGACTTGCGTTGTTCTGTGGCACTGTGTGTGATGTATAATGAAAGCTCAGTGTTGGCAAACAGATGATTGTGTATGTGTTATGCAAGAGATCACAGGCCACGTTTCCCTTTAAGTTCAGTCTCTTGGAGGAGCGGAGAGGGAGGACGGTGAGTTGAAATAGTCGCCTATGACTTGAAAGGCAATTCAGGTTCTTGCTTTGTCTCAGGCTTGTTTGCATAGTCTTGGGTAAATCTCTCTCAACCACTTAGCCTATAATACGGGGTAACAACAGTTCCTTATTAGATGGTAGTGTCGTAAGGACAGATAGATTAAAAAGTGTTCTCGTACGGGACCCCATCCGTAGTGTGGCCATCTCGagctttctttgtgcttttcttctttaaagttGCGATTAGGACTTACAGTACCTCCCATCATGTTCAGAGCATGCCAGGTTCCTGCTTGTTCCATGTGGTGCACAGCATTTCAAAAGCGGGTTGAACCTGCCTCTATCTTGACTACAGTAATTAGCTCAGTTTCAcgtctgtatttttttcccccatcagTAAGCAGACTTTTTCTCTACTCATACATCGCACAGCTCTTCGTTACAACTGATCTGTAAAGATGGCTTCTTCTTTGTATTGTGATACTGTCAGACCGATACAGGTGGGCAAATACCTTTGGCTGTAAGTTGTTccatgtaatttttaaagtttatggGGGCTTAGGTCAAGAGCCACTTCACAGCTTTAAAGTAACAGACCTGTCATACATTCTTCTCAACGAGGTtagtgcaaatattttcattgctcAGGTCTAAAGTAAGTTTTGCGTTTGGCCTTTGTGTTATTGCATTTCCCATGCCATGGGCATCCAAGTGCAGGAATCTCACTGTCCCGATGTGTTTCTGCGTGATGCTTGCATTTCTGGCAGACACACACAGACTCTTTATGACAGTGAGGGAAGTTGAGAGCTCCTGCTGCCGTTCGGCTGTGTGGGAGGGGTGGCGTGAAGCACAGGCTGAGGCAGGTTTCAGGCTTTGCAGCTCCTACTGAGAGCAGAGAAACTCTGCACCTCCAGCAGTTTGTTAGTCAGAATGAGATCCTGACGTGTATATATGGTGTATGATCTTAGAGTGTTTgtagcttttcttctgtaaagtGAAATCAAATAGATACAAGGGAAAATAGCAGCATCTTTGAGGCAAGCTTCCAAGGAGTACCCTTTGCCAAaacaatagaaaacaaaagcagaagggaagcaTGTTGTAGCATTAGTCTTTTGAGGCTTCTCTTATCTGCTTTACAGTTCCAGTGTCATCTCTCTGAACTGGTAGTGTCACAGTTCTTGATGGTGGGTAAAAATCACTGAGTACCTGTTTTGGAACCCTCCAGTATTTACTTTTCCTTGATGCATCTCTGGTACCCCAAAACTGCTACCCAGTTTCCAGCTAGggaagtttgttttctgctacTTAGCTGCAAACTTTAGTTTGGGTGgttcacttctgcttttttaaaataatttgcagctgttttttctgtattgctcACAAGCAGGCTGGCTGGCTTGGTTCTTTATTCCTACCACATAAAATACCTGGCAGAATACAAGCAATTAATTATGGTGAGGGCTTAATAGCAGTTTAACAGTACAGAGCATATACAATATAATAGACTCCCCATTAGAAATACCAGCTTCAGTGTGGAAGAGCGGGGAAGAGGTTGTAACAAGCCCCTTTGCCCTGCTTGAGAGACTTACCTCTTAtcagtttttttggttttgtttttcttcttaaatcaATTTGTTTGGAACGTCTTCCAGATTCCGTGGATGTCACTGAGCAGTGCAGCTGCTTGAGATGCTCAGTGTCCTCCTGAAACCAGAGCAGCCTTACTTACAGCCTCAACAGGTCAGGTCAGGTGTATCCCTGGTGCAAAAGAACTGCAGCTTGGATTCACCCTTGCTGCAGCCCTGAAAAACGAGGTGAAGATCTTCTATTTAAGCAGCAGTTCATGACAGCACCTTGCTCTTTCTGTTAAACACACATAAGGATGTTCTGTGCAAAGCTCCCACTAGTGTCTAGAAACTTTGATGCAGTTATGCTGCAGTGAGCTTTAGCATTAACTGAGCTTTGGTAGTTGTTGGGagctgtgtgtgcacatgcacatGCTCTTGTGTTGCAGCAGATGTGAAGATGCCCATCTTAGTCTTAATGAAAAAAGCTTAATATTTGACAGTCAGGAACTGAGTACAGTGTCCTCAGATATCCTGGTTCAGCTGCTGGACACTAACTTGGGTTATGTGCATAAACATTCTTACTGATACCcatatttctgtgtgttttaaacTGTCAATACGCATAAACTGAAGTTAAGGTTGACaactttttgtgcttttaagaTATTGTTCTACTTATGGATATGAAGGAAACTGCTTATAGCATGTTACTTATAGATACCATATCttgcaaataagaaaatcagcatgtttttcttgcagatgtGCTACGGATACTGAATTCTGGTGTGGCAGTAGTGCTTGTTCCCCTGAAAATAACTACAGttgttttgccattttatttaagaggtgttgttttttcctttgtgttttttttttttacaggcaACAATTGGCATTGACTTCTTATCGAAAACCATGTATTTGGAGGATCGAACAGTAAGTAAGatttttgttgcatttctcTATGTACAGTAGGAATGAGGATCAGCATCTGTTGTAATTGTGCAGCCCACAGTTCTGAGATCACTTGGAAGTACAGACTGAGCCTTCATCTGCCAGCTGCTTCCAGACTGACAAGTGCTGTGGAGACAGctcccttctctgctgggaGAAATGGGAAATCAGCATTTGCTTCATCTGCCAAGGGCTCATGAGTGCCATTTTACAAGTAGCAGAAGGTGCGATAGTGTCATCctctttgaagaaaagagatgatACGGATGGTTTGAGGGATGCATATTGGTGAGAATTTGGAGAAGGGGTCCATCCATGCTTTACCCTTCAGGTTTTGACGTCACAAGATGGAAGGATAAAATATGAATTCCCAAATGCTGCCAGTTATTAGCTAGCTTGATAGATTTTAATACtacatgtttaaaaagaagGTTGCCTTCAGTAATTATCTCCAAATGATGCTTGTTTCTTAGCCTGGTGCAGCTCTAGTTCCTGAGATGAAATCACTCCTCTGTGGAAGCAAGCCTGTGGTTTAAAATGAGCTCAGATTCTTAATTAAGAAATTCAGCCATTGAGCTATTTGCAGAAGCATATTGTGCAGTGTTGCATAGGCTTATGGTGTTGTATAAAGCCACAGTAATGTGATTGCAGTGAAAGTGCTTGAGTGATGTTCTTTCCATAGCAAAGCTGGCCCTTATGCATCTTGCTGTACAAGTTGCTTTTAGTAtatcttgccttttctttcagaaccTTGATGGGAAGAGACTTTCAACCTCATCTGTGTACCTGTTGCTTTGCAGTGTGACTAAGGCTTAAATATAGAGTATTTTattctcctcaaaaaaaatcatattagtagctattccagtgctttgacagcagctgaagtcTCCTCTAGAGGAAGTGTGGCATGCTATCTGTCTGCTACTTCCACCAGGAACCATCCTCCAGGCTGCTGGAGGTTACATGTGAGAGTCCTGAGGAGGGATAGCAGCAGAGTGTGCAAATCTTGTGTAGGCAGGCCTGCAGGGGAACATTTGCCTTAGTTTTCTTGTTGGTCCTCTCAGTTTGAAAGCTGAACAGTTCTATTTCTCCCCTTTTGGAagggaagcattttttttttttaagaaccaaaaacagcagaaagccaAGATAGGTGCACATATATCAATTTGGCTACTACGAGCGCTTGGGAGAGATTGCTGTAAAGGACacagtgtgctgctgctcccagtccccagtcATCTCCTGCAtgagtttattatttttatttagcttttttcaaaaagtaaaatttatttactcttttatttttagtggcagtttggcttttttaattttctcccaCCCACAGATCAGGTTGCAGCTGTGGGATACTGCGGGTCAGGAACGTTTCCGTAGCCTCATTCCCAGTTACATCCGtgactctgctgctgctgtagtaGTTTACGATATCACAAGTAGGTATATTGCACTGGGTTTgacctttttcttatttttcttgcttgtttgaCTGATTTTGTTAGGTACGGTTGCAATTATGGGACACAGCAGGTCAAGAACGGTTCAGGAGCTTGATTCCTAGCTACATTCGTGACTCCACTGTTGCAGTTGTTGTTTATGATATCACAAGTGAGTGGGGGGAATTCTGCATTTCTAATACTCTGCCCCTTTCATCCTTTAGCCTAGCTTTGCATGTCCTATCACAGTCATctgcttgtttttcattctggcatgaaaaaaaatgttttcttttattatggTCAAGTTTTAAGCTAGCCACCTCATCACTGCTGTTGTAATGTATGAACTGTCTTACAAATGACATCATTTTGTAACCCTTTCCTATTGTGTTCTCCCGAAGCCTTGAGTCCTGGCTGGTCTTGTTGCACTTTATCctctttcatctgctttttgatTGTAATATCGCCTGTGACTTTTGGTCTCAAACACCTGAATCATGTTCATAGATATCTGAATTCTTAAATCAGAAACTTTGCACTGATAGCTGTAGCTTGCTTCACTCCACTTGCCCTCCCCTCCAATAAAAAATCTGGGCACGGGCTGGGGGGGTAAATGCACTAACGtcacattttcatttgaatCAGTCACTTTCACATTTTGCAATATGTAAAACTTACAACTAAGCCCTTATCCTTTAacaattctttcatttcttactAAGGTATGTACATTTTTGTGAACTAAAATATTACTGCTTTTTCAACCTTCTTCTGTCCCTCCCCCCAGTCCAGAGACCCCTAACTTACTAGCTTTTGGTATTTacaaagaacatattttcttgTAGGAGAACCCAACCTTCAGACAATTTCAGTTCTAAACCAGAATTGACTGAGAGCAATGGCCTAATTCTATAGAAATGCAAAAGCACTTGGCCTTTGATTTATAAATACTAGAAGATTACAGCAGGAATACAGGCTTTACCTATAAAAGTTTCAATTGTTAAAAATAGCACTTTCATTTGAACTAAAATTACAGGTTAGATGTAaactttgaaattttttttactgaccTAGCAAATTCAGTATTACCAGGTAGTAAAGAGAACAATTAAGACACTTGGCAAGTGATCAAGTCTTGACTGTCTAGCATACAATATATTACTATGCAGTAGAAACCATTAAAAACAATCAATATGTGGCAAGAACTGCTGCAGAGCTCCCCATTTCTTAAGTACTGAAAACTACTTTGGCAACTCACGTGCTCTTTGTGTAGATAACTGACAAATGCTGCGTGCCGTAGCAGCTTCAATACAACTCATATTTCCTTACGGGATGCAACTTTTCAAGCAACTGTCTCATTAGATCAGGATAACTTCCTAAAATTCTTGCAGCTTTTAAGGACGTATTGTTAAGAAAAATTGTCTGTGGATAGGCTAATCTAGTATTTCTACTTCTATGCAAATGATTTGGAAACTTTGTTAAAAATACCAAACTATCAGTGTTCAGTGATACAGGAGTTGCTAATATGTTTTGTAGCTCTGATATTTCCTAAAGACAATCCTGAACCTAGTAAGTAAAAAGTGATTAAGCTGTACAAAATGCATAGCTGGTGTTAAGTCCTTTTGAGAAGCAACGAAACTGTAGGAATCTCTTGCTGTAGATGCAGAAGCCTTGAGCAGTGTAGAATGTAACAGCACCTTAATCCCTATTctctgtataaaatattttgttaaactAAAAGGGAACTGGTCTAGAACAGAGGGATAAGACTTCTCATTTTAGATGCTGTCAAACCCAAATTATAGATCAGCTCGGTTCACTCCCTGGCTTTGAATTCACCTGCAATGAAGTACTAGTCCATTTTAAGTTCATGCCAAAGTTTTCATGTACTTCAGTGTGGGAAACTTATTTGCTTGCTGATTCTTCATCACCCTATTATGTCGATTCCAGAGAATATGAAGCTTTTATTTGAGACTTACAGGTGTATTTCCCAGTGATCTGTGAAGAATACCTGCAGTGATAATCCTCTCCACTGTTCTCTGTTAGATGTAAACTCGTTCCAGCAAACAACAAAATGGATCGATGATGTCAGAACGGAAAGGGGCAGTGATGTCATCATTATGCTGGtgggaaataaaacagatcTAGCAGATAAGAGGTATGGCAAAATAACTGatcttttaagtgtttttcttagtctgctgctgttttctcctaGACAACTATTTCAAAGGGAacacttgcattttatttttctaaaatgcttgAGCTTGTTTTAACTGTGCTGGAGATGGTTGTGACAAGACTAGTCTCAATTTTCAAAcctctttcatttccttaagCACAATTTTCCAGCACAGTGTGGTGAATGGGTTGAGAACCCGTCACCGAGTTGTTCCGATGTCAGGAGAGAATGGAGTGTTAACTACAACCTCCATCAGTGAATGAGTAAGCTGAAGTTGTTACAAATATTCATGCGTAATAGATTCACTCAGATATAAATGACAGATGCAAGGAATCGCCCCTTTTAAAACTCTTCAGGGATTTCTGTAAGTTGgcaaacttaaatatttttattagaagttGTGTATCTTCAATTTTTGCCGAATTGTGCTCTGCGTATTCTGGGTTTGTTGTATACTTAACCTGAATGAGTAAAACTCACAAAGGTAAAACAGAAGCATGAGAAGCAAGTATTTTGGATTTGATTGAAATCCCTGTTTCctcagaaaagctttgcttgtggCTCTTGCTCCAGATTTATATCATCTTACTAGAGCTGTTTACACGCACACACGCCTCTCAGAAGCCTCATGATTTTTGTATGGTAGCTCTTGAACAAAAGTTTCCCCCAGTTTTTGCTGTAGCAGACTGTTTAATGTGTGGGACACCCAACCACTGGCAAACAGGACAAAATTCATTTGATAGCAGGTGGTTACGCTTGGTCCTTCATTTTGCAGGATGCAAGTTGATGATTACTGGATATTAACATCTATTGATTGCTAGTTGTTCAGACATAAAAGCATAGCTTCCTGAATAGGGATGTGGAAGAGTCTAGTTGACTCACTTAGCAGTTCCACTGGAATCTGAGTGCCACTTTGGTAGCTGGGTGTGACATAGAATCCATTGGATATGATGAAATTGTGATACTTGTCTTCAGCTGTGTTCAGCATCTGTGGCATCTGTGGCATCtgtgtgaaagcaaaaccacgTGAAATGCTTTCAGAACTGTAATGAAGGAGTCATCTCCTTGGGTTGAAGATGAAAGTCTTAATTTtcaagaagtttttctttttttttcccctaattcTGTTGTCTTCCCCAGACAAGTGTCCattgaggaaggagaaagaaaagccaaagaGCTGAATGTAATGTTCATTGAAACTAGTGCAAAAGCAGGATACAATGTAAAACAGGTGAGTAACGTGTTGGCTGCAGCCAGCCCTGAGGCTACTTCTGTTAGCACACTTGTTGTGGAAACTGGACTTCCCTAGACCTTGGGAAGCTGTTGGGAATGGTGTCAGAGGGATGTTTGTATTCCATATGCAGAAGGCAACATCTCAGAGTCGATGGAGGAGGTTCAGGAGCATCCCTGACCTTGCAGCAAATTATTTGGAACTTCTTTCCCCTTAGAAAAGAGGAATTATTAAAGTATCTTTGTGGGTACAGGATCCTACCTTCCTGGATTCTTGATAATCCAGATTTGGTGTTTAGATTGAAGGGATTAAGGCATGAGCCAAAAAGTTGGGGAAACACAGGTATGAGGACTGTTTCTTATACTGATTCAGTGAAAGAATGCAGGCAAACCAGTCAAGGAGGAATGTCATGGCTTAGAATGCTCCCACTGTACAGTGAGACAGTGTAAACTGGTGTTCCCACTTCGCTGGAAGTCACTGAAAGTGTGAGCAAATGTTGTTGGACAGCCAAAGGTATTTATTTCTGGTAGGTGATGAGCAGCTTTTGAATTGGGCAAAGCCAGCGAAGTGTCTTTTGAGATGATGCAACAGCAATGAAATTAGGTTTTATGTTGTGAGATGAGATGCAACTCTTTAAATTCTGACCTGCAGATGAAGTTTTAGCAGTTGTGTTAATGAAGATAAATCACTTGGCAGACAGTGAACTGGTGAAAGTAGTAAACGCTGCAGAACTGATCTGGCGTTTACATGAAAGAACTTTTGTTTGAGCTTATTAGTTATGTAAGTAAATATCCTTACTGGCAGATTATGAGTAGAGAGCTAGAGCTGTATAGCCATGCTGACTGACTGCATGACGGGATACTGCTTTTTCATTGATCTAGCAGTTTCTCATATGGAGTTGTGACCGCTAAAGCATTTGGCAGTCAGTCTTAAGGTAGGAGGAAAAGCCGTAGTGCATGATGTGGAAGACGTTCGTTCTTGGGTGTCTCCACAGAGCAAATGAATCTACGCACATACATGCAGTGTATATTTTCTATAGATATATATGGTCACACAGGTAGTTTAAATACAGAATTGCGTAAGGAGTTGCTAAAAGAggattataaattattttgtatgttATAGACAAGACTAGAGGGTTTGTTATTAAAATGTCCCTTGACTTTGTATATTAGTAGCAAAATTGTTCCCTGTATAATGCAATAATTAGATGTGTTAACTTAGCACTGCATTTCAGTGCATTAGCAAGCATAAAAGTGTTCAGTTCCAGGGTTCAGTAATTATCATGCCACAACAGAGAGGTTGGCTTGTAATTAAGGCTTGGATTCTGTGCTGGAATCCTTAATGTTTACTTAGGCTAGGAAGTATGCACTTGAGAGCAGTTGCCTCGCTGAGAGGAATGGTGAGGATGATGAAGCTCTgtattctctcttttcttgagGGAGTTGCTGTGCAGCTGACACGTTTCCAGATGTGTGTCCCCAATTCTGTAGGGGAGCGTGTGGCTTTCTGGGCCAGCTGGAGCCCTGATGATTTGTGATATAAGTAGGAAAATCTTGTATGGTATGCCTGTAGTCCCGTTTTGGCATAAGATACTGTCGTTGAATAAAACATGTGCCTTGTAAAGCTCCCACAACCGTCATCATTAAGGATGGTAGTTCTATTTAATACATAATGAAACTTtgtctttttgtattttatgctGAAGCCATTCAGGGATTGTATGTACTAATGAGAGCGTAAAGCCATTTCTGTAGCTGTAGCCTCACTTGCATGCTCTCTAGAGAAGATTCTGAGTTGTATGATAGAGATCTAGAGAAATTGTGCCTGTGGTCTTAATTGCCAAGTTACATGCTGCAGGACTACTTCTTTAAGAATATAGGTTTGGTAATAAAAAGTGGTGGTTGGAACCTGGGGGCTTGTTCCCTCTGTATTAGATGGAAGATTTGGTATTCAGAGACACAACTCTTGTTCTTTACTACCATCAATAAACAGTAGTATCTACAAAATTGCATATCACTGCGTCATAATCCGAGTGGGTACTTCATGCAGTGTGAAGTGCTGTTGGGACTGGACGAAGACAGATCTTAAGTGATTTCATTCTCTGtgtaaaatatcaaaacaagAGACGTGAGCAGTTActaaaaagaactaaaaatggATTTGTTGTCTGAGTGTTGATCCTTGTTGTTGCTTGCGTGGACTGGGATTTTCAGAAACTGCGAAGTTATTCTGTTCTGCAGAATATTTAAGACTCTCAAACAAATCTTGAAGGATAAGACTTTTCATACCACTGGTTATAGACTtctgtgtttggatttttttgcagcttctctgtttaatagtataaatatattttactatattGTCAATAAATTCTTCCCCAATGAAATGGGAAAGCATATGTCAATCTCTTTTTCCAAGTAACAAacagtaggatgagaggaaatggccttgagtTGTGCCAGTGAatg comes from the Cuculus canorus isolate bCucCan1 chromosome 1, bCucCan1.pri, whole genome shotgun sequence genome and includes:
- the RAB6A gene encoding ras-related protein Rab-6A isoform X1, which encodes MSAGGDFGNPLRKFKLVFLGEQSVGKTSLITRFMYDSFDNTYQATIGIDFLSKTMYLEDRTVRLQLWDTAGQERFRSLIPSYIRDSTVAVVVYDITNVNSFQQTTKWIDDVRTERGSDVIIMLVGNKTDLADKRQVSIEEGERKAKELNVMFIETSAKAGYNVKQLFRRVAAALPGMESTQDKSREDMIDIKLEKPQEQPVSEGGCSC
- the RAB6A gene encoding ras-related protein Rab-6A isoform X3, whose amino-acid sequence is MSAGGDFGNPLRKFKLVFLGEQSVGKTSLITRFMYDSFDNTYQATIGIDFLSKTMYLEDRTIRLQLWDTAGQERFRSLIPSYIRDSAAAVVVYDITSRYIVRLQLWDTAGQERFRSLIPSYIRDSTVAVVVYDITNVNSFQQTTKWIDDVRTERGSDVIIMLVGNKTDLADKRQVSIEEGERKAKELNVMFIETSAKAGYNVKQLFRRVAAALPGMESTQDKSREDMIDIKLEKPQEQPVSEGGCSC
- the RAB6A gene encoding ras-related protein Rab-6A isoform X2 is translated as MSAGGDFGNPLRKFKLVFLGEQSVGKTSLITRFMYDSFDNTYQATIGIDFLSKTMYLEDRTIRLQLWDTAGQERFRSLIPSYIRDSAAAVVVYDITNVNSFQQTTKWIDDVRTERGSDVIIMLVGNKTDLADKRQVSIEEGERKAKELNVMFIETSAKAGYNVKQLFRRVAAALPGMESTQDKSREDMIDIKLEKPQEQPVSEGGCSC